A stretch of Acropora palmata chromosome 9, jaAcrPala1.3, whole genome shotgun sequence DNA encodes these proteins:
- the LOC141893163 gene encoding cullin-3-like — MSLRSGKKDTKMRIRAFPMTMDDKYVEDIWNLLKNAIQEIQKKNNSGLSFEELYRNAYTMVLHKHGERLYSGLKQVVQEHLIEKIRKDVVNSLNNNFLDTLNAAWNDHQTSMVMIRDILMYMDRVYVQQNGVENVYNLGLTLFRDLVVRHGNIRDHLCQTLLTLVRRERKGEVVDRMAIRNACQMLMILGIDKRVVYEEDFEKHFLEESAEFYRLEGQKFLVENSASVYIQKVEARINEESERAKHYLDPTTEEPIVKVVEEELIHKHMKTVVEMENSGVIHMLKHNKIEDLARMHRLFIRVKDGLKTVCDCMRGYLREQGKALVVEEEGESSKNPISYIQSLLDLKDRFDHFLNNSFNNDRLFKQAISLEFEHFLNLNGKSPEFLSLFVDDKLKKGVKGLSEQEVETVLDKCMVLFRFLQEKDVFERYYKQHLAKRLLLGKSISDDSEKNMISKLKTECGCQFTSKLEGMFKDMSLSQSTNDEFKQHISNNQINLMGVDLVVRVLTTGFWPTQASSPKCTIPPQAQHAFDCFKRFYLGCHSGRQLTLQPQLGTAELNATFPPSKKEGGPSEIRRHIFQVSTYQMCLLMLFNRQERWTYEEISQHTEIPERDLNRALQSLACGKPTQRVLTKDPKGKDIAQTDVFSVNEQFTSKLHRVKIQTVLAKGEMEPERKETRNKVDEDRKHEIEAAIVRIMKARKKRPHTLLVAEVTEQLKARFMPSPQVIKKRIEGLIEREYLARTPEDRKVYVYVA, encoded by the exons ATGAGTCTGCGGTCGGGAAAGAAAGACACCAAGATGAGGATTCGAGCTTTTCCG ATGACTATGGATGACAAATACGTTGAGGATATCTGGAATTTACTCAaaaatgcaattcaagaaattcagaaaaagaaCAACAGTGGTCTTAGCTTTGAAGAACTGTACAG GAATGCCTACACCATGGTTCTTCACAAACACGGGGAGAGATTGTATTCTGGACTAAAACAAGTTGTACAAGAGCACCTAATTGAAAAG ATACGCAAAGATGTTGTGAACTCTCTCAATAACAATTTCCTGGACACATTAAATGCAGCATGGAATGATCATCAAACATCAATGGTGATGATCCGAGACATTTTAATGTATATG GATCGAGTCTATGTTCAACAGAATGGTGTTGAGAATGTTTACAACTTGGGATTAACCCTCTTTAGGGACTTG GTGGTGAGACATGGCAATATTAGAGATCATCTTTGTCAAACATTGCTAACCTTGGTTAGAAGAGAACGCAAAGGCGAGGTGGTTGACAG GATGGCTATCAGAAATGCCTGTCAGATGTTGATGATTCTTGGGATTGATAAAAGAGTTGTCTACGAAGAAGACTTTGAGAAGCACTTCCTTGAAGAGTCTGCTGAATTCTACAGA CTAGAAGGTCAAAAGTTCCTAGTGGAAAACAGTGCATCTGTATATATACAAAAG GTTGAAGCTAGAATAAATGAAGAGTCTGAAAGGGCCAAACACTACTTGGATCCAACCACAGAGGAACCCATTGTTAAG GTAGTGGAAGAAGAATTAATACACAAACACATGAAGACAGTGGTTGAAATGGAGAATTCGGGTGTTATTCACATGCTCAAGCACAATAAAATAGAAG ATCTGGCTAGAATGCATCGTTTGTTTATCAGAGTTAAAGATGGACTTAAAACAGTGTGTGACTGCATGAGGGGGTACTTACGAGAACAAGGAAAAGCTCTGGTTGTTGAAGAGGAAGGAGAAAGTTCTAAAAATCCCATCAGTTACATTCAG AGTCTTCTTGACTTGAAGGACCGTTTTgatcatttcttgaataacTCCTTTAACAACGACAGATTGTTCAAGCAGGCAATATCTTTG GAATTTGAACATTTCCTCAATCTCAATGGAAAGTCTCCTgaatttttgtctctttttgttGATGACAAGCTCAAGAAAGGTGTGAAGGGG CTCTCTGAGCAGGAAGTTGAAACTGTCCTGGATAAATGCATGGTGCTTTTCAGATTTCTCCAAGAAAAG GATGTCTTTGAGCGATACTACAAGCAACACCTGGCTAAGAGGCTACTCCTTGGAAAAAGCATCTCAGATGACTCTGAAAAAAACATGATCTCTAAACTCAAG ACGGAATGTGGCTGTCAATTTACGTCCAAGCTTGAGGGTATGTTTAAGGACATGAGTTTGTCACAATCAACAAACGACGAGTTTAAACAACACATCTCCAACAATCAG ATCAATCTCATGGGAGTGGATCTCGTGGTGCGAGTTCTTACCACAGGATTTTGGCCAACACAGGCCTCTTCACCCAAGTGTACAATCCCCCCTCAAGCCCAGCATGCATTTGATTGCTTCAAGAG GTTTTACCTGGGTTGTCATAGCGGAAGGCAACTTACTCTTCAACCACAGCTA ggaaCTGCGGAGCTGAATGCTACGTTTCCACCTTCTAAGAAA GAGGGAGGTCCATCGGAAATCCGGCGCCACATCTTTCAAGTATCAACGTATCAGATGTGTTTGTTGATGCTCTTTAACCGCCAAGAGAGATGGACTTATGAG GAAATAAGTCAGCATACAGAAATCCCCGAAAGAGATTTAAACAGAGCTTTACAATCGCTTGCTTGCGGTAAACCTACGCAAAGAGTTCTTACGAAAGATCCCAAAGGAAAAGATATAG CCCAAACTGATGTGTTCTCTGTGAATGAACAGTTTACATCCAAGTTGCACAGAGTCAAAATTCAAACAG TGCTCGCGAAAGGCGAAATGGAGCCCGAGCGAAAGGAGACCAGGAATAAAGTCGACGAGGACAGAAAACACGA GATTGAGGCAGCTATTGTTAGAATAATGAAGGCTCGTAAAAAGAGACCTCATACTCTCTTAGTTGCTGAG GTGACTGAACAACTTAAGGCTCGCTTCATGCCCAGCCCTCAAGTAATAAAGAAGAGAATTGAAGGTTTGATCGAGAGAGAATATTTAGCCAGGACCCCTGAAGACAG aaagGTGTATGTGTACGTTGCTTAA